A single window of Halobacillus naozhouensis DNA harbors:
- a CDS encoding YaaC family protein encodes MTDEQTTWLTYLQVTAHTRPFLLKCYERLDSKKAKEHAYYNAERFIYGIKLGEEYLTSAVHTPLSVQPLLYYYSLTHFLKSCLLTVDPGYPATAKVLAHGLSTRKRKKMHYRFLEDDVRIQPNGLFPYAAKHLFHQDIEAKKLSMDELLRPLSFMEPIYSLKGKAKADAKFPELLAQFAILYNLSMLVRYEGEWWGEMEQLRDREDYVFIIHFLQYAPKQIPSLISAWLKDQNTASME; translated from the coding sequence ATGACAGATGAACAAACAACGTGGCTGACCTATTTACAAGTCACAGCCCATACGAGACCTTTTTTACTAAAATGTTACGAACGGCTGGATAGTAAAAAAGCTAAAGAACATGCTTACTATAATGCAGAACGCTTCATTTATGGGATCAAGCTTGGGGAAGAATACTTAACTTCTGCTGTCCATACCCCTCTCAGTGTCCAGCCATTGCTTTATTATTATAGCTTGACTCATTTTTTGAAAAGCTGCCTCCTCACAGTAGATCCTGGGTATCCGGCTACAGCAAAGGTTTTAGCTCATGGACTCTCGACAAGAAAACGAAAGAAAATGCACTATCGATTTTTAGAGGATGATGTCCGTATTCAACCCAACGGATTATTCCCCTATGCAGCTAAACATTTATTTCATCAAGATATAGAGGCTAAAAAGCTATCAATGGATGAACTGCTTCGGCCATTATCCTTTATGGAACCTATTTATTCGTTAAAGGGAAAAGCAAAAGCTGATGCTAAGTTTCCAGAGCTGCTTGCCCAATTTGCTATTTTATACAACCTCAGTATGCTTGTTCGTTATGAAGGAGAATGGTGGGGCGAGATGGAACAACTGCGTGACCGGGAGGACTATGTCTTTATCATTCACTTTCTCCAGTATGCGCCAAAACAAATTCCATCATTAATTTCAGCATGGCTAAAAGATCAGAACACAGCTTCCATGGAGTAA
- the guaB gene encoding IMP dehydrogenase, with protein sequence MREDKFTKEGLTFDDVLLLPAKSDVLPRDVSLATELSPTLRLNMPIISAGMDTVTEAPMAIGMARQGGLGVVHKNMSIEAQAEHVDRVKRSESGVISNPFFLTPEHQVFDAEHLMGKYRISGVPIVNNEKDLKLVGIITNRDLKFIDNYSIEISEVMTHENLVTAPVGTTLAEAEKILQKYKIEKLPMVDSQGTLKGLITIKDIEKVIEFPNSAKDEQGRLLVAAAVGVTADAMTRIDKLIEAGVDALVVDTAHGHSQGVIEQVQRIRGKYPDINIIAGNVATPDATRELIEAGANVIKVGIGPGSICTTRVVAGVGVPQITAVNDCAMEASKYDIPVIADGGIKFSGDIVKALAAGGHAVMLGSLLAGVSESPGETEIFQGRRFKVYRGMGSVGAMESGSKDRYFQSEQESKKLVPEGIEGRMPYKGPLADSIHQLLGGLRSGMGYCGTSTVESLRNDAKFTRITGAGLRESHPHDVQITKEAPNYSI encoded by the coding sequence ATGCGTGAGGACAAGTTTACGAAGGAAGGGCTTACGTTTGATGATGTCCTTCTGTTGCCGGCAAAGTCTGATGTACTGCCGCGTGATGTTTCACTGGCAACAGAATTGTCACCGACATTAAGGTTAAATATGCCCATCATTAGTGCAGGGATGGACACCGTAACAGAAGCACCAATGGCGATAGGGATGGCTCGCCAGGGAGGTCTAGGTGTTGTTCATAAAAATATGTCGATCGAAGCACAGGCTGAGCATGTTGATCGAGTGAAACGATCAGAGAGCGGGGTCATTTCTAATCCGTTCTTTTTGACACCTGAACATCAAGTGTTTGATGCTGAGCATTTAATGGGAAAATATCGCATTTCAGGAGTTCCTATTGTAAATAACGAAAAGGATCTTAAACTGGTAGGTATTATTACAAACCGTGACCTGAAATTCATTGATAATTATTCAATTGAAATTTCCGAAGTGATGACTCATGAAAATTTGGTAACAGCACCGGTAGGAACGACTCTAGCTGAAGCTGAGAAAATTTTGCAGAAATATAAGATTGAGAAGCTTCCAATGGTTGACAGTCAAGGAACATTAAAAGGGTTAATCACAATTAAAGATATCGAAAAAGTGATTGAATTTCCTAACTCTGCAAAAGATGAACAAGGTCGTTTACTTGTTGCAGCAGCAGTCGGGGTTACGGCTGATGCAATGACACGGATTGATAAACTGATTGAAGCAGGTGTAGATGCTTTGGTCGTCGATACAGCACATGGTCATTCTCAAGGTGTTATCGAACAAGTACAGCGTATTCGCGGTAAATACCCGGATATTAATATTATTGCAGGGAATGTAGCGACACCAGACGCTACGAGAGAATTAATAGAGGCTGGAGCAAATGTGATAAAAGTTGGGATTGGACCTGGATCAATTTGCACAACACGCGTGGTAGCAGGTGTAGGAGTTCCCCAAATTACAGCTGTAAACGATTGTGCCATGGAGGCTTCCAAATATGATATTCCAGTAATTGCTGATGGTGGCATTAAGTTCTCAGGTGACATTGTGAAAGCACTTGCTGCTGGAGGGCATGCGGTCATGCTAGGCAGCCTGCTGGCCGGAGTGAGTGAAAGCCCTGGAGAAACAGAAATTTTCCAAGGGCGCCGATTTAAGGTCTATCGTGGAATGGGATCAGTTGGAGCGATGGAATCTGGCTCTAAAGATCGCTACTTCCAAAGTGAACAAGAGTCGAAGAAACTTGTTCCAGAAGGTATAGAAGGCCGGATGCCATATAAAGGTCCACTTGCAGACTCGATCCATCAATTACTTGGAGGCTTGCGTTCTGGCATGGGCTATTGTGGGACATCAACTGTCGAATCATTGCGCAATGATGCTAAATTCACCAGGATTACTGGAGCAGGTCTACGTGAAAGTCATCCACATGACGTTCAAATTACAAAAGAAGCCCCAAACTACTCCATTTGA
- a CDS encoding serine hydrolase codes for MKQRLQASLAVGMALVLSMIVIFGNPELTYAATVDLEAESAILVDADTGKILYEKKADLTLPPASMTKMMTEYLVLEAIKNGDISWDTTTQIGDYPYSISADTSFSGTGLTQNKDYTVKELYTAMAVNSDNATTIALAQLVAGSEGKFVEMMNKKAAELGLPDYQFVNSTGLPNSALGENYPEGTKPDAHNLLSARSAALLAYHLINDFPQALDYSSITTTEFEGKQIKNWNWMLPDMPGYLSAYGYKGMKGLKTGFTDLAGYCFTGVAERDGQRFISVVMKTDSIEARFQETRKLMDYGFKQFEQKELFPEGYQIEGESEIPVAKGKEDSVEVETAKAIKATFKKGEEDMYKVKYNISEEHLDKDGNLVAPIEKGEKIGTVELVYNGEENYKNVVTGESQKTTVDLVTTSSVEKSNWFMLMIGSVGDFFSDIFTSAVDMVKGWF; via the coding sequence TTGAAACAAAGACTACAAGCATCATTGGCCGTGGGGATGGCTCTTGTTTTAAGTATGATCGTGATTTTTGGCAACCCGGAGCTTACATACGCAGCCACTGTTGATCTGGAAGCGGAGTCAGCTATTTTAGTAGATGCAGATACAGGAAAGATCTTATACGAAAAAAAGGCTGATTTAACACTACCTCCTGCTAGTATGACCAAAATGATGACCGAATACCTCGTTCTTGAGGCTATCAAAAATGGGGATATTAGCTGGGATACCACTACTCAGATTGGCGATTATCCATATAGTATTTCCGCAGATACCTCCTTTTCAGGGACGGGTTTGACTCAGAATAAGGATTATACGGTCAAGGAATTGTATACAGCCATGGCAGTAAACTCAGATAATGCCACAACCATAGCATTAGCTCAATTGGTTGCCGGCTCTGAAGGCAAATTTGTAGAAATGATGAATAAAAAAGCAGCCGAATTAGGCTTGCCGGATTATCAATTTGTGAATTCAACAGGATTACCAAATAGTGCTTTGGGCGAAAACTACCCAGAAGGTACTAAACCTGATGCACATAACTTATTATCTGCCCGTTCAGCTGCTTTACTAGCTTATCACCTTATTAATGATTTTCCTCAAGCACTTGATTACTCTAGTATAACTACAACTGAATTTGAGGGTAAGCAAATTAAGAACTGGAACTGGATGCTTCCTGATATGCCAGGATATTTGTCCGCTTATGGCTATAAAGGAATGAAAGGTCTTAAGACAGGATTTACGGATCTTGCGGGCTACTGTTTTACTGGTGTAGCAGAACGCGATGGACAGCGTTTTATCTCTGTAGTAATGAAAACTGATAGTATAGAAGCAAGATTCCAGGAAACGAGAAAACTTATGGATTATGGTTTTAAACAATTTGAACAGAAAGAATTGTTTCCTGAAGGATATCAAATTGAAGGTGAATCTGAAATCCCTGTAGCAAAAGGGAAAGAAGATTCAGTTGAGGTAGAAACCGCCAAGGCGATTAAAGCAACCTTCAAAAAAGGTGAAGAAGATATGTATAAAGTGAAATATAACATATCTGAAGAACACCTGGATAAGGATGGTAATCTTGTGGCTCCAATTGAAAAAGGGGAAAAAATTGGAACGGTTGAACTTGTATACAATGGTGAAGAAAATTATAAGAACGTAGTTACTGGGGAGTCTCAAAAAACGACCGTTGATCTTGTTACAACTTCATCTGTTGAGAAATCAAACTGGTTTATGTTGATGATAGGAAGTGTCGGTGACTTCTTCAGTGATATTTTCACTAGCGCTGTAGATATGGTGAAAGGCTGGTTCTAG
- the pdxS gene encoding pyridoxal 5'-phosphate synthase lyase subunit PdxS → MSQTGTDRVKRGMAEMQKGGVIMDVVNAEQAKIAEEAGAVAVMALERVPADIRAAGGVARMADPTITEEVMNAVSIPVMAKARIGHITEARVLEAMGVDYIDESEVLTPADDIYHIKKDEYTVPFVCGCRNLGEAARRIREGASMLRTKGEPGTGNIVEAVSHMRQVQSQIRHLRGMSDDEVMVYAKENGAPFDLLLEIREAGRLPVVNFAAGGIATPADASLMMQLGADGVFVGSGIFKSNSPEKFARAIVEATTHYDDYKLIGELSKGLGTAMKGMEMSTLTPEQRMQDRSQ, encoded by the coding sequence ATGTCACAAACAGGTACTGATCGCGTTAAACGAGGAATGGCAGAAATGCAAAAAGGCGGCGTTATTATGGACGTCGTAAATGCTGAACAGGCTAAAATTGCAGAAGAGGCTGGGGCTGTAGCCGTAATGGCTCTTGAGCGTGTACCAGCAGATATTCGTGCAGCAGGTGGAGTAGCCCGAATGGCTGATCCAACGATTACTGAAGAGGTTATGAATGCTGTATCTATTCCAGTAATGGCAAAAGCACGTATAGGGCATATTACAGAGGCACGTGTGCTTGAAGCGATGGGTGTAGACTATATCGATGAAAGTGAAGTACTAACACCAGCTGATGATATTTATCACATTAAAAAAGATGAATATACGGTACCGTTTGTTTGTGGCTGCCGTAACCTTGGCGAGGCGGCAAGACGTATCCGTGAAGGGGCCTCCATGTTGCGTACGAAGGGAGAGCCGGGGACAGGAAATATTGTAGAAGCTGTCAGCCACATGCGTCAGGTGCAATCCCAAATCCGTCACCTCCGCGGAATGTCTGATGATGAAGTAATGGTCTATGCAAAAGAAAATGGGGCACCATTTGATCTTTTACTAGAAATTCGTGAAGCTGGCCGTTTGCCAGTAGTTAACTTTGCAGCAGGTGGAATTGCTACTCCAGCCGATGCATCTCTTATGATGCAATTAGGAGCAGACGGGGTGTTTGTCGGATCAGGTATTTTTAAATCTAATAGTCCTGAAAAGTTTGCTCGTGCTATTGTTGAAGCTACTACTCATTATGATGATTACAAATTAATTGGTGAATTGTCTAAAGGTCTTGGTACAGCAATGAAAGGAATGGAAATGTCCACCCTTACTCCAGAACAGCGTATGCAAGACCGCAGCCAATAA
- the pdxT gene encoding pyridoxal 5'-phosphate synthase glutaminase subunit PdxT, which translates to MTTIGVLGLQGAFREHVRSVEASGATAVVVKKKEQLDKVDGLIIPGGESTTIRRLIDKYDFLEPLRQFGKQGKPMFGTCAGLILLASEIDGSYDVHLGLMDIRVRRNAFGRQRESFEADLTIEGVAEGYNAVFIRAPYIEGVGEDTDVLSTYDGHIVAAQQGHYLACSFHPELTDDHRITEYFVEMVEESKKSLAS; encoded by the coding sequence ATGACTACAATTGGTGTATTAGGCCTTCAAGGCGCTTTTCGTGAACATGTTCGCTCTGTTGAAGCCTCTGGTGCCACAGCTGTTGTCGTAAAGAAAAAAGAACAGCTGGATAAGGTTGATGGGCTAATTATTCCAGGAGGCGAAAGTACAACGATAAGACGTCTGATTGACAAATATGATTTTCTTGAGCCGCTGAGACAGTTTGGGAAGCAAGGCAAACCGATGTTTGGTACGTGTGCCGGACTCATTTTGCTAGCTTCAGAAATTGATGGTTCTTACGATGTTCATTTAGGATTAATGGATATTCGGGTGCGCCGTAACGCATTTGGCCGTCAGCGCGAAAGTTTCGAAGCTGATCTAACCATTGAGGGCGTTGCCGAAGGGTATAATGCTGTCTTTATTCGAGCACCTTATATTGAAGGAGTCGGAGAAGATACCGATGTTTTATCAACTTATGACGGACATATCGTAGCTGCCCAGCAGGGTCACTATTTAGCATGTTCCTTCCATCCTGAACTTACGGATGATCATAGAATTACGGAATATTTTGTTGAAATGGTGGAAGAGTCTAAAAAATCCCTTGCATCTTAA
- the serS gene encoding serine--tRNA ligase, producing MLDMKYLRQNFDEVKAKLKHRGEDLSDLDTFGDLDSRRRELIQEAEELKARRNDVSKEISVLKKEKQDANDKIKEMRQVGDRVKELDQELKQVEEQLETLLLSIPNIPHESVPVGEDEDDNVEAKTWGEIPCFAFEAKAHWDVATDLDILDFERASKVTGSRFVFYKGLGARLERALLNFMMDLHADEHGYQEMLPPQLVNRTSMTGTGQLPKFEEDAFKIEDWDYFLIPTAEVPVTNYHREEILSADVLPKKFVAFSTNFRSEAGSAGRDTRGLIRQHQFNKVELVQLAAPEDSYNRLEEITGNAEKVLQLLKLPYRVMNMCTGDLGFTAAKKYDIEVWIPSYNTYREISSCSNFEDFQARRAGIRFRREEKGKPEFVHTLNGSGLALGRTVAAILENYQQEDGSVVIPEVLRPYMGGKKVMK from the coding sequence ATGTTAGACATGAAATACTTACGTCAGAATTTTGATGAAGTCAAAGCCAAGCTTAAGCATAGAGGAGAGGACCTTTCTGACCTCGACACTTTTGGGGACTTAGACAGCCGTCGACGCGAATTAATTCAAGAAGCAGAAGAGTTAAAAGCACGCCGTAACGATGTATCTAAAGAAATCTCCGTGTTAAAAAAGGAAAAGCAAGATGCAAACGATAAAATTAAGGAAATGCGCCAAGTTGGCGATCGGGTTAAAGAGCTCGATCAAGAATTAAAACAAGTAGAAGAACAGCTTGAGACTTTGCTGTTATCTATCCCCAATATCCCTCATGAAAGTGTTCCCGTTGGAGAGGATGAAGATGATAATGTAGAGGCCAAAACATGGGGAGAAATCCCGTGTTTTGCATTTGAAGCGAAGGCTCATTGGGATGTGGCTACAGATCTTGATATTTTAGATTTTGAGCGTGCTTCTAAAGTGACAGGCAGCCGTTTTGTATTCTATAAAGGGCTAGGGGCTCGTTTGGAGCGGGCACTGTTGAACTTCATGATGGATTTACATGCTGATGAACATGGATATCAAGAAATGCTTCCTCCTCAGCTTGTCAACCGAACATCTATGACGGGAACCGGACAGCTGCCGAAGTTTGAAGAGGATGCTTTTAAAATTGAGGATTGGGATTATTTCCTTATTCCGACAGCAGAGGTACCTGTGACGAATTACCATCGTGAAGAAATCTTATCCGCCGATGTCCTTCCGAAAAAATTTGTGGCCTTTAGCACGAACTTTCGATCTGAAGCGGGTTCAGCCGGCCGCGATACAAGAGGGCTTATTCGGCAGCATCAATTTAATAAAGTGGAACTCGTTCAGCTAGCTGCTCCTGAGGATTCTTACAATCGCTTAGAAGAGATTACAGGAAACGCTGAGAAGGTACTGCAGCTGCTTAAACTGCCATATCGTGTTATGAACATGTGTACAGGTGATTTAGGCTTTACAGCTGCGAAGAAATACGATATTGAGGTTTGGATTCCCAGCTATAACACATACCGTGAAATTAGCTCTTGTTCAAACTTTGAGGATTTCCAGGCACGCAGAGCGGGGATTCGTTTCCGGCGTGAAGAAAAAGGAAAACCTGAGTTTGTGCATACGTTGAATGGTTCTGGCTTAGCTCTGGGCCGTACGGTAGCTGCTATTTTAGAAAATTATCAGCAAGAGGATGGGTCTGTAGTGATTCCAGAGGTGCTGCGTCCTTATATGGGTGGCAAAAAAGTGATGAAGTAA
- a CDS encoding deoxynucleoside kinase, protein MNARERYGIPHDSVITIAGTVGVGKSTMTNALAQALNFRTSFEKVDKNPYLDKFYNDFERWSFHLQIYFLAERFKEQKKIFEYGGGFIQDRSIYEDTGIFARMHYEKGTMSETDYETYTNLFDAMVMTPYFPHPDLLIYLEGSFDDIITRIKDRGRPMEQQTPIEYWEEMFKRYENWIDSFNSCPVLRLNIADYDILNNSSSIDPVLEKIGHFIQQSRKWRSSHLLT, encoded by the coding sequence ATGAATGCACGCGAACGCTACGGAATACCACACGATAGTGTGATCACAATTGCAGGAACCGTTGGGGTTGGAAAGTCAACAATGACCAATGCTTTAGCCCAAGCCCTTAACTTCCGCACTTCATTTGAAAAAGTAGACAAAAACCCTTACCTCGATAAATTTTATAACGATTTTGAACGATGGAGTTTTCATCTGCAAATCTATTTCCTTGCCGAACGCTTCAAAGAACAAAAGAAAATTTTTGAGTACGGCGGCGGTTTTATTCAGGATCGATCGATTTATGAAGATACAGGGATCTTTGCCAGAATGCATTATGAAAAAGGCACCATGTCAGAAACTGATTATGAAACTTATACGAATCTGTTTGATGCTATGGTGATGACCCCATACTTCCCACATCCTGACCTGCTCATTTATTTAGAGGGATCTTTTGATGATATTATCACTCGTATTAAAGACCGTGGACGCCCGATGGAGCAACAGACTCCGATTGAATACTGGGAAGAAATGTTTAAACGATATGAGAATTGGATAGATAGTTTTAATTCTTGTCCTGTCTTACGTTTGAATATTGCTGATTATGACATTCTTAATAATTCATCAAGTATTGATCCTGTTTTAGAAAAAATCGGCCATTTTATTCAACAATCCCGTAAATGGCGCTCAAGCCATTTGCTCACATAA
- a CDS encoding deoxynucleoside kinase, whose amino-acid sequence MGQLPFIAVEGPIGVGKTSLSKKLASQFDFHLLKEIVEENPFLGKFYDDIEEWSFQTEMFFLCNRFKQLEDLNKDYLQHGKPVIADYHIAKNMIFARRTLKEDHFNKYSQIFDLLTNDMPKPNMVIYLHASLETLLERIRMRNRDVEANIQASYLEQLSQDYEYFMNHFEATHPEIPVIRLNGDHLDFVKHQADLQHIVHQVQHHMKKGEGIK is encoded by the coding sequence ATGGGACAATTACCTTTCATTGCTGTTGAAGGGCCCATTGGGGTCGGTAAAACGTCTCTGTCTAAAAAACTCGCTTCCCAGTTTGATTTTCATTTGCTAAAGGAAATCGTTGAGGAGAATCCGTTTTTAGGCAAGTTTTACGATGATATTGAAGAATGGAGTTTCCAAACGGAAATGTTCTTCCTCTGCAATCGTTTTAAGCAGCTTGAAGACCTCAATAAAGATTATTTACAGCATGGAAAACCTGTCATAGCTGATTATCATATAGCTAAAAATATGATCTTTGCACGCCGGACGCTAAAGGAAGATCACTTTAATAAATATTCACAAATCTTTGATCTGTTAACAAATGATATGCCCAAACCTAATATGGTTATTTACTTACATGCCAGTCTCGAAACATTGCTTGAGAGAATTCGCATGCGTAACCGTGATGTCGAAGCGAATATTCAAGCTTCCTACTTAGAACAGCTATCACAGGATTACGAATATTTTATGAATCATTTCGAAGCCACACATCCAGAGATTCCTGTCATCCGTTTAAACGGTGATCATCTAGACTTTGTGAAGCATCAGGCTGATCTGCAACACATTGTTCACCAGGTCCAGCATCATATGAAAAAAGGAGAAGGAATTAAATGA
- a CDS encoding tyrosine-type recombinase/integrase, protein MVKAKSNRKGKAIVKRRTAPQNLRQVFTDNTINLSLEDALEYVYAFKQSEGLRERTLSDHRNLFVYFIEWAAEFYPDVEQVNDVTSGVIRQYIIYLSEERVNKRTGELGLSPYTVNIRIRQLKTFFSVLHSEEIIDKNPMKGVKLLKVDEDKFTPLTEKEIDRLLKAPDVKEYAQFRDLCAIFLTLDTGIRVSELFSLEMADLDFKSRAIYLPGRKTKNRKPRVLPLSNQVLRLLMELITEVKANFETDYVFVSNFGEPYSPTSFRRRVHIYKTRAGIEKPLSAHSLRHQFCRDYILNGGDLFSLQRIAGHASISTTRKYIQFTTEDLQKQHAQYSPITKLRRKYRKS, encoded by the coding sequence GTGGTTAAGGCGAAGTCTAACCGGAAAGGAAAGGCGATCGTTAAACGACGGACGGCACCGCAGAACTTACGTCAGGTATTTACGGACAACACGATTAATTTGTCGTTGGAGGATGCGCTGGAATATGTTTATGCGTTTAAGCAATCGGAAGGTTTAAGAGAGCGGACATTATCGGATCACCGCAACTTATTCGTTTACTTTATCGAGTGGGCGGCTGAATTTTATCCGGACGTAGAGCAAGTGAACGATGTTACTAGCGGAGTTATCCGGCAGTACATCATTTATTTATCGGAAGAACGCGTTAATAAACGGACGGGTGAGCTCGGGTTATCGCCTTATACGGTGAATATCAGAATACGCCAGCTAAAAACATTCTTTAGCGTCTTACACTCCGAGGAGATTATCGACAAAAACCCGATGAAAGGCGTTAAGTTGCTAAAGGTGGACGAGGACAAATTCACGCCCTTAACGGAGAAGGAAATCGACCGACTACTTAAGGCGCCGGACGTCAAGGAATACGCACAGTTTCGCGACCTATGTGCCATTTTTCTAACCTTAGACACAGGAATTCGGGTATCGGAATTATTCAGCTTAGAAATGGCGGACTTGGACTTTAAAAGCCGGGCTATCTATTTACCGGGGAGAAAAACGAAGAACCGTAAGCCCAGGGTCTTGCCGTTATCAAATCAGGTACTACGGCTACTTATGGAATTAATTACTGAGGTTAAAGCGAATTTCGAGACAGATTATGTATTTGTTTCTAACTTTGGAGAGCCGTACAGTCCGACGAGTTTTAGGCGGAGGGTGCATATTTACAAGACGCGAGCAGGTATAGAGAAGCCATTAAGCGCTCATTCACTCCGGCATCAGTTTTGTCGTGACTATATTCTAAATGGCGGGGATTTATTTTCGCTACAACGTATAGCAGGTCACGCTAGTATAAGCACCACGCGGAAGTATATCCAGTTTACTACGGAAGACTTACAGAAACAGCACGCTCAATATAGCCCTATTACAAAGCTACGACGTAAGTACCGAAAAAGCTGA
- a CDS encoding helix-turn-helix domain-containing protein, which translates to MNYVSLAIDRQPFASKSEMDESIKLHISEHGADLNDTAIEILRLLSRYAVKYPGVAFLKHATIAKAIGKSRITVIRNMAKLVNAGIVEKVSVMRSINGGNGANMYVITKYTTSDSLDDTPQPIHREEAEKPTWTSGKQANDEFEPLFSINKTYTLLDTRTLKASIPAEIYNAMAPFFNAEELYEIVGVLYRAKASIDRTIKAEDHAEYIDAFLACVRRYKSGHVRNLSAYLYRAWAKCTRAIKWRELSEYYEGGVRNATEKEAK; encoded by the coding sequence ATGAATTACGTTAGTTTAGCAATTGATCGTCAACCATTCGCCAGTAAATCGGAAATGGACGAATCTATTAAGCTACATATCTCGGAGCATGGCGCCGACTTGAACGATACTGCCATCGAAATACTACGCCTGTTATCACGTTACGCCGTAAAATATCCAGGCGTTGCGTTTCTTAAGCACGCGACAATAGCGAAGGCGATCGGCAAGTCTCGTATAACTGTTATCCGGAATATGGCGAAGCTAGTTAACGCTGGCATCGTTGAGAAGGTGTCCGTAATGAGATCGATTAATGGCGGAAATGGTGCGAATATGTACGTAATAACTAAATATACGACGTCTGACAGTTTGGACGATACACCGCAGCCGATACACCGTGAGGAAGCCGAGAAGCCTACGTGGACAAGCGGTAAACAGGCCAACGACGAATTTGAACCGTTATTTTCTATAAACAAGACCTATACATTATTAGATACGAGAACATTGAAGGCGTCCATACCTGCGGAAATATATAACGCAATGGCTCCGTTCTTCAACGCAGAGGAGCTATATGAGATCGTAGGCGTCTTATATCGTGCCAAAGCGTCCATAGACCGAACTATTAAGGCGGAAGACCATGCGGAGTATATAGACGCGTTTCTGGCGTGTGTGAGACGCTATAAAAGCGGTCACGTACGCAACCTATCCGCATATCTTTATCGTGCTTGGGCGAAGTGTACGCGGGCGATTAAATGGCGAGAATTAAGCGAATATTACGAAGGAGGTGTACGTAATGCCACGGAAAAAGAAGCGAAGTAA
- a CDS encoding phBC6A51 family helix-turn-helix protein: MPRKKKRSKQPSQVPSLSDEHYLAMYLSTRPIAGHWLNREEIAEQVGVCRMTLYRWEQRKDYQREKDKVMRKYLREKFPKGETLATMAIAGDVDSAIKLLQAGDFIV, from the coding sequence ATGCCACGGAAAAAGAAGCGAAGTAAACAGCCGTCACAGGTACCGTCATTGAGCGATGAGCATTACCTGGCGATGTATTTGTCTACGCGACCTATTGCGGGTCATTGGTTAAACCGTGAGGAAATCGCTGAACAAGTCGGAGTATGCCGGATGACTCTTTATCGATGGGAACAACGGAAGGACTATCAGCGCGAGAAGGATAAAGTCATGCGTAAGTATTTACGGGAAAAGTTTCCGAAAGGTGAGACGCTTGCAACGATGGCTATTGCGGGCGACGTTGATTCCGCAATTAAGCTGCTACAGGCGGGAGATTTTATCGTATAA
- a CDS encoding helix-turn-helix domain-containing protein, whose protein sequence is MAKTIEIHLKERLKEKDCGQKQLAEMTGLTERTISELVNGKTKRYPKQALEAIATALDLKDINELLTLEDEGS, encoded by the coding sequence ATGGCTAAGACAATCGAAATACACTTAAAGGAACGTTTAAAAGAAAAAGACTGCGGACAGAAACAGCTTGCGGAAATGACCGGGCTTACTGAACGTACAATTAGCGAACTTGTAAACGGTAAGACAAAGCGTTATCCGAAACAGGCGTTAGAGGCCATAGCAACCGCGTTAGACCTTAAGGATATAAACGAGCTGCTTACGTTAGAGGACGAAGGATCCTGA
- a CDS encoding DUF5659 domain-containing protein: MFERKVILNVHVANRLIKKGFSVIEVKPSTRVKGRAVFIFQNTPEFSEALKDITEKGF; encoded by the coding sequence ATGTTCGAGAGGAAAGTGATTCTTAATGTACACGTCGCAAACCGTTTAATAAAAAAAGGGTTTTCAGTTATCGAGGTTAAGCCAAGTACAAGAGTAAAGGGGCGTGCGGTTTTTATATTTCAAAATACTCCAGAGTTTTCGGAAGCATTAAAAGATATTACAGAAAAAGGATTCTAA
- a CDS encoding helix-turn-helix domain-containing protein, giving the protein MRLIIDNQTFYVIRKIHRLSMKEMADYLNISQSYVNQIEKGREPVTGNVRDKVVNVFGLDNEKLVKIKKDYNEYTIN; this is encoded by the coding sequence ATGAGATTAATTATTGATAATCAAACATTTTATGTAATTAGAAAAATTCACCGGCTTTCAATGAAAGAAATGGCTGACTATTTGAATATATCACAGTCGTACGTAAATCAAATTGAAAAAGGCAGGGAGCCGGTAACTGGGAATGTCCGCGATAAAGTTGTTAATGTGTTTGGCCTAGATAACGAGAAGTTAGTAAAGATCAAAAAGGATTACAACGAGTACACTATTAATTAA